ATGTAAATGAGCTAGTCAATTTATTTTGTGAACTATTTTGAACTTACGTAGAACACCGCATAAAATCAATCAATAAACGAGGTGCATTCAATGACAAAACTATCAAAAAGGCAACAAGATATACTTGCTTTTATAAAAGACAAAGTAAAAGAAAAAGGGTACCCACCATCTGTTAGGGAAATAGGTGAAGCAGTCGGACTCGCTTCCAGTTCAACTGTACATGGACACCTGTCTCGATTAGAAAAGAAAGGATATATTCGCCGCGACCCAACAAAGCCTCGAGCTATTGAAGTTATAGGAATGGAAGATGAACCATCACGAGTATCCGAATCACCTTCTTTATATATTCCTGTCATTGGTAAAGTTACTGCCGGTTCACCGATTACAGCTATTGAAAATATTGAAGAGTATTTACCAATGCCCGCACATTTAGTTGGCGATGAAAATTCGTTTATTCTTGAGATTCAAGGAGATTCGATGATTGAAGCTGGTATATTTGATGGGGATTATGTCGTCGTACGTCAGCAACAAAGTGCTAATAACGGTGATATTGTCGTTGCAATGACAGAGGAAGATGAAGCAACTGTTAAACGCTTTTTCAAAGAAAAAGATCATGTTCGCTTGCAACCAGAGAACGCAACACTTGAACCGATCATCTTAAGAAATGTTCATATATTAGGAAAAGTTGTTGGAGTATTCCGGACGATTCATTAAAAACCACCCAAATGGGTGGTTTTTTGTGTGACTAAAAAATCACAAAATCACAATAAGATAAAGCCACCTATTAAATTGGTCAATTCTCCACTGTTTAAATATTAGTTACATAAATCAACAACATACCCGAACACTTGTTTTCTAACCTCTGAATTGTTAATATAAATATAATTTCATGTTATTTTTCTACCTTTTTGCCATCATTTTTAATTACTTCTAAAAATCCCCTTAGATTTATACCTTCTATACACCTTTAAAACAATCGAATTTGAACTTCCAAGAATCACTTCAAATAAAAGTTTGATCGAAAGTAGGTGATCATTTTTTAACACTCTCAACCTTTTAATTACAAAAAAACTTATATCAATTAAAGGAGTGTAGATGAATGGCCTCTATTATGTCAAATGTTGAATGTCCACAATGTAAAAAAACAGCATTAGAAGATTTCTATTATAAAACTGATGAAACATTTTTGTGTTGTTTTCATTGTGGGTATTATTATCAAAGGGAACAAAAATACGACGAAGCTAAAAGAGAGATGTTTACAGAAGAAAAAGAATGGTATGGATACGGAGTCTACTCTTTAGTTAAAAATGATGGGTCTAAAGGTATAACAAAAGTATTAAACGTAGAGATTACAGAAGACGAGAAAGAAGAAATGATAAAATCTTTTGAATCAAAAGAATCAAAAGATGTTGACATGAAGAAAAGTTATTTCATCCTCTATGATAAGGGGGCGTTTACCCTTTTAGCAGGAACTTACCCTAAAGATTTTCAACTCTCTTATAAAGAATGGGAGTCTATTTATGATACTGATGATTCATTAAGTATGTATGAGTAGTAAAAAGCCCTTGATACTGAATACGTATCAAGGACTTTTTTGCTATTAATAAGTCGTCATGTACTGCTCTCTCTCCCAAGGATGTACTTGGGTTCTAAACATGTCCCACTCGATTTCTTTTGCTTCAATAAAGTGTTCAAGTGCGTGTTCACCAAGAGATTTCGTAATGACTTCATTTTTCTTCAATGCATCAATGGCACCTTTTAATGTTGCAGGCAATGCATGAATTCCTTCTGCTTCTCTTTCCTCTTCATCCATTGCATAAATGTTACCATCAGTTTCAGATGGTGGTGTCATTTCGTTACGAATTCCATCAAGACCGGCTGCAAGTAAAGCTGCCATTGCTAAGTATGGGTTTGCTGCTGGGTCTGGACTACGTACTTCAATACGCGTACTAATTCCTCTTGAAGATGGAATGCGTACTAATGGAGAACGATTTCTCATTGACCAAGCGATATAACATGGCGCTTCATATCCAGGAACTAAACGCTTATAAGAGTTCACTGTAGGGTTTGTGATGGCTGTGTAAGCATCTGCATGCTTTAGTGTACCAGCTAAAAATTGCATCGCCGTTTCACTTAATTGCGTTGGTGTATCCGCGTCAAAGAAAGCATTTTCTTTTTTACTGCGGAAAAGTGACATATTCGCATGCATCCCGCTTCCGTTCACTCCAAATAGTGGTTTAGGCATGAATGTTGCGTGAAGACCGTGCTTTCTTGCGATCGTCTTTACAACGAGCTTAAACGTTTGGATGTTGTCACACGTAGTTATTGCATCAGCATATTTAAAGTCAATTTCGTGTTGACCTGGCGCAACTTCGTGGTGAGATGCTTCAATTTCAAAGCCCATATCTTCAAGTTCTAACACGATATCACGGCGGCAATTTTCACCTAAATCCGTTGGAGCTAAGTCGAAATATCCACCTTTATCATTTAATTCAAGTGTTGGTTCGCCTCTCTCATCATTTTTAAAGAGGAAAAATTCAGGCTCTGGTCCAATATTAAATTCTGTAAATCCTAGCTCTTCTGCTTCTTTTAAGACACGTTTTAACACGCCGCGAGGATCTCCTTCAAATGGTGTTCCATCTGGATTATATACATCACAGATTAAACGAGCGACCTTCCCTTTTTCTGGCGTCCATGGGAAGATGACCCAAGTATCTAAATCCGGGTAAAGATACATATCAGACTCTTCGATTCGAACGAATCCTTCAATGGATGATCCATCAAACATCATTAAATTGTCTAATGCTTTTGGAAGCTGACCAACAGGAATTTCTACGTTTTTAATAATCCCTAATAAATCTGTAAATTGTAGTCGGATAAATCGTACGTTCTCTTCTTCAGCCATTTTCATAATGTTTTCTTTTGAATACTTACTCATCTAAATTTTCTCCTCCTTAAAATTGTCCATGCTATAAATGCATTTACAGACGTCTTCCATCTTTCTTAAAATAAGCGAAAATGAGTTACTGTATACTTTCAAATGATCTTTCATTCACCTTCGCTGTCTTTCGTTAATCTTATACTAACGAAGATTTTATTCGTTATGTGTAATGTTGTTAGATAATCTAACAAAGAATTTTTCCTGCTATCACTCCTTATTTGAAAACATCGTTTTATTACCATTCTATCCCTCTCCTAACTATGACTAACCTTTGAAGTTAACAAACGATCTAAACAAAATCTTACGATCGCATAGAAAAAGGAATGGATACTACATCCATTCCCCGCTTTCATAAACAAGTAATCTTATTTTTCAATCGACCATAAACCATTTTCAATCAGTGATAGAACCGCGTCATAAACACTGATCTTTACGTGTTCATACGTTAAACCACCTTGCACATATGCTGTGTACGGTGGTCTAAGTGGTCCGTCGGCGGTTAATTCAATACTTGCTCCTTGAATAAAGGTTCCCGCCGCCATAATCACATCATCTTTATAACCCGGCATATAACTCGGCTGAGGCTTCACATGAGCGTCTACTGGAGATGCTCCTTGAATCGCCTGACAAAAACCGACCATCGTCTCTTTTGACGGAAAGACAACTGATTGAATCAAATCCGTTCGTTCCGTTGACCATGATGGTGAAGTCTCCATACCTACATCTTCTAAAAATTTCGCTGTAAATATTGCCCCTTTTACTGCTTGATTAACGACATGAGGAGCTAGGAAAAATCCTTGATACATTTCGAGTAAACTATAAAGTGAAGCTCCTCCTTCTAATCCAATTCCTGGTGCCGTTAAGCGATAACCGCATAGGTCTATATATTTTTCTTTCCCAACAATATAGCCACCCGTTTTTACAATGCCGCCCCCTGGATTTTTAATTAATGATCCTGCCATTAAATCTGCTCCTACGTCGCATGGCTCTTGTTTTTCTACGAATTCTCCGTAACAGTTGTCAACAAAAACAATGATCTCATTGTTAATATCTTTGACAAAATCAATCATCTCTTTTATTTGCTCAATTGTAAATGATGGCCTCAAATCGTACCCTTTTGAACGTTGAATACCAATTACTTTCGTTTTCTTAGTAATCGCCTCTTGCACCTTTTCAAAATCAACAGCACCTTCTATTAAAGGTACGTAATTATAACCAATTCCATAGTCTTTTAATGAACCTGTATTCTCTCCACGAACACCGACAACTTCTTCTAATGTGTCATATGGTTTATCTGTAATGTATAAAAGTTCATCACTTGGGCGAAGGACGCCAAATAAAGCTGTACTAATTGCATGAGTACCTGAAACGATTTGCGGTCTGACAATCGCTTTTTCCCCACCAAACACTTCAGCATAAATCGCTTCTAATGTATCTCTTCCCGAATCATCATAACCATACCCAGTTGAAGCTTGAAAATGAAAATCCGACACTTCATGATTTTTAAATGCTTTTAACACTTTTCTTTGATTGTATTCGCTAATCTTCTCTCGTTTTTGAAAATAAGGTTGTAATGTTGATTCGGCATGATTGCGAATCTCCTCTAATTGTTCTAATACGTCTGATTGCATGTTCAATAGAGCTCCTTTAGTCTTCAGTTTGCTGTCTCTGTTGCAGCTCATGGTAAATCGAGGATTGTGGTGATGCGTATCCTCGTACAAAATATCGTTCCTTTTCTTCATCAAAGATTCTTTCTTGTTGAATCGTTTCTTGCTGGAGACGATGAAGTAGCTTACCTTCATGAGCATTTATGTACACGATATATGGAGAAAAATCTTCTTCCATCACAGCTTCAATTTTTTCTTTTAACTTGAACAAGTCTTTCTCGTGATATGCACTCATCAAAATAGACGGCCCTTCCGTGTAAGGGATAAAGTCCCCTGTTAAAGCATCACGTTTATTATAGACGGTTAGGATCGGAAGCTTGTCAGCTTCTAATTCACTTAGTAACTGATTCACAGTTTTTTCATGGTTTGGAAAGTCTTCATTCGAAGCATCGACAACATGTAAAATTAAGTCTGCTTCTTTTACTTCTTCTAACGTTGATCGGAAAGCTGCAATTAATGAGGTTGGCAATTGTTGAATAAAACCAACTGTATCTGTTAATAAAACATCCATACCAGAAGGCATTGACATTTTTTTCGTCGTTGGATCTAACGTTGCGAATAGTTGATTTTCCATGTACACGTCTGCTTCAGACAAACGGTGAAGAAGTGTCGATTTTCCCGCATTCGTATAACCCGCTAAAGCAATTTGGAACGTCTGATTCTTCTTTCGTCTACTTCGATAACGCTCCCGATGTGAAACAACTTGATCAAGTTGACGTTTAATATCTGTCATACGATTGCGAATATGACGTTGGTCAACTTCTAATTGCGTTTCACCCGGTCCTCTCGTCCCAATTCCTCCACCTAAACGCGACAACATATGACCTTGTCCACGTAAACGAGGTAATAGGTAGCTTAATTGAGCAAGCTCTACCTGTAATTTACCTTCTTTTGATTGGGCTCTCCTCGCAAAAATATCTAAGATTAGCTGCGTTCGGTCAATCACCTTAACATCTAATGTCTTCGTTAAATTACGTAATTGCGATGGCGATAGTTCATCATTAAAGATGATAAGCTGAATATCATACTCTTCAATGATTTGAACCATCTCATTCACTTTTCCTTTACCTATGTATGTCGCTGAGTTAGGATGTTCGCGATTTTGAGTGACCTCCATCACGACCGTCCCACCAGCAGTTTTCGTTAATTCTCTTAATTCATCCATTCGAAAAAGAAAAGCTTCATCGTCGATGCTTTGGCTTTTTACACCGACGAGTAAGACTCTCTCCTTATCGACTTGACCTTTATCGTACACACTCATTCCTCCTAAGCTAATTATTTGAGGCCTTATATGCTTTTCGTAAATCTCTACTAGATAATGTCATTAATCTCTCTCTGTTATAATCGTCCTCTTCAAGTAAACGAAGTGCCTGTGCTCTAATGCTTTTTTCCAACAAGTTACGAATAAACCGTCCATTACTAAAATGCTCATATTCCTTTTGTTTTGCATCAACTAATAATTGTCTTAAAGTTTGTTCTGCACTTTCACTAACTGTATACTCTCGCTCATGAATCATCTTTTTTGCAATTAAGACTAATTCATCGACGGTGTAGTTAGGAAACGTAACTTTCATCGGAAACCTAGAAGGTAGACCTGGGTTTAACTGTAGAAATCGATCCATTTCTTTCGGATATCCCGCTAATATTAACACAAAGGAATGTTGCTGGTCTTCCATCGCTTTGACAAGCGTATCAATCGCTTCTTTCCCGAAGTCTTTTTCTCCTCCTCGAGCTAGAGAGTAAGCTTCGTCTACAAATAGTATACCACCAATTGCTTTTTGAATAAGGTCTCTCGTCTTTTGTGCTGTATGGCCAATATATTCTCCAACTAAATCTGCTCGTTCTGCTTCGATTAAATGACCCTTTTCGAGTACCCCCATATCTTTAAACAGTTTCGCAATAAGTCGAGCGACTGTCGTTTTACCAGTTCCAGGGTTCCCTTTAAAAACCATGTGCAATACTTGCTTCCCCGGTTTTAAGCCCGCTTCTTGCCTTTTTTGATTTAAATAAATCCAAGCATAAATCTCTTTTATAAAATGTTTAATACTACTTAACCCTACAAATTGTTCTAACTCTTTTTCAATATGTTTATATGCAGAATGTTTAGGTTCTTCTAGTACACTCGCTTCATCGATCGTCAAGTCGTGCTTTGTTGTATTTTTTAAGACGATATTGATTTGTCCTTTTCGTTTCATTTTTGACTGATCCAATGAGGTCACCGCCCTCTATTGTATAGTGGAAAGAATTCTGTCACAACTACTATACGCAATTATTCTCAAAGCGTGACAAATGCCTATGTCCTCTATGTCCAAAAGTCATGATAGAATGAAAGGAAGTCATAAAGTGAGGAGGATTGAACGTGCAACGTTATATTGATACGTACTTACAATCATTGAAAAATACAAAGCAACCAAGCACATTAAAGAGGTACGAATATGATTTAAAGCATTTCCATTTATGGCTTCAAACGAACAAACATACAATCAAGAATCCTTCCCCAACAAGAGATGACCTTCAGTTATATTATACTTATTTAGTAGACAACCATTGCTATTCTAAAAATAGTGTAAGACGAGTTTTATCAGTACTAAAACAGTATTTTCATTATTATAAGAAAAAAGATTATGTAGAAATGATCGAGGATTTCATTTATGAACAAAGACGCTTAAGAAGTATTGACCAGCATGAAATATTAGATGAAAAAGAGATTATCAAACTCTTTCAAACGTTAAGAAGTAATGCGGGGCTTACTGACAACCAGAAAAAGTTTCGCCATTTATTCATTGATCGCAATGAAATGATTATGACGCTCATGTTACATTACGGTTTATCTGTACAAGAAGTCGTTAATATAACGGTTAATAACATCCATTTTTCTTCAAATAAAATGGAGGTAATAAGACGGCAAAATATTGTTCGTGAAGTAGTCATCAAACAAGAAGATAAAGAAAAGTTATATTCATATTTTCAATCCATCCCTTCCCCTGTCCGGCCAAACCGATACGACAAACATTATTTCTTTATCGCTTTTGATTATCAAAGAGGAACCTATAGGTGGGATTATGAAACGAATGCACCGAAACCGTTAACGGTTGTTGCGATTCAAAAAATGGTACGAACTGAAATGAGAAGAACAGGCTTACATTCAGGTTCCTCAGCGAGTAGCTTACGTAAAACATATATCATCCAAGAATTACTTCGAGGAAGAACAAAACAATCACTTCAAAAAGAGTTAGCATTTAAAACCACACAGCCTTTAGACCCATATATTGACTTTGTCGAAAACAGAAATATCATCTAATAACAAGATAAGGCTGCTTCAAAGTGTTTACCTTTGAAACAGCCTTTTAACTTTTAACTTTTAACTGTTATCTTGATTCAGTTGTACATTGCGCTGTGGTGAAAATGTAGAAATCGCATGTTTGTAAACAAGTTGTTGCTTTCCGTCCGTATCAAGAATAATTGTAAAATTATCGAAACTCTTTACAAAGCCGCGCAATTGAAATCCGTTCAATAAAAAAACTGTTACGGGAATGTTCTCTTTTCTTAACTGGTTCAAAAATTGATCTTGAATATTAACTGATTGTTGTTTCATGACACAATGGCCTCCCTCTTATCACATTATTATCTATATTCGCGATTTAAAACAGCTTTCCTTCTAAAAATTTATGAATTTCTTGAAGCTTTTTTTCCCTCGCTTCTGACATATCAAACCAATCGATCTCCATTTTGTTACGAAACCAAGTTAATTGGCGTTTTGCGTATCGCCTTGAATTTTGTTTTAACTCTTCAATTGCTTCTTCTTTTGTAAGCTTCCCGGCTAGATAACGATAGATTTCTTTATACCCTATCGCTTGAACGGATTGACAATCACGAACTCCAAGAGCATATAATCTTTTCGCTTCATCTATCAATCCTTCTTCAATCATTAGATCGACTCTTTTATTAATTCGTTCATATAAAAGATCCCGCTCCATGGTGAGTCCGATAACGGTCGCATCATAAGGAGATACGATTTGTTGATCGTTTCGTTCACTCACTGGCTTTCCTGTCATATGATAAACCTCTAATGCACGTATGACTCTCCTTGTATTATTCGGATGAATGTCTCGATAACTTTTTGGATCAATATCTTTCAATTTTTCATGTAAGGCAATCCCGCCATAAGTATCGGCATAATTTTCCATTTCCATACGAAATTTAGGGTCACTTTCTGATTGTGAAAAGTCATAGTCATAAATCACAGAATTCACATATAAACCGGTCCCACCAACAATGAATGGAATTTTATTTTTTTGCTGGATTTTATGAATGAGTGATTTTGCCCTCTCTTGAAATTCAGCGACTGAAAAGCTTTCTGTCGGTTCTTTTATATCAATTAAGTGATGAGGAATTCCTTCCATTTCGTCTTTCGTAATTTTGGCTGTTCCTATATCCATTTGTTTATACACTTGCATGGAATCGCCACTAATAATTTCTCCGCCAAAAGCCTTTGCTAAAGAGATACTAGTAGCTGTTTTACCAACAGCTGTCGGCCCTACAATAACGATCAGTTTGTTCATGATTTTCACCTTACGTTTTGTCATCTTATCTATTAAAAATTGGTTATATCAAACAGCGATGATACTTATCTTCTATTTCATTTAACTCGAGAGCTCAATCACTCCATAATGATATGTAGCAGAAGGCCGAACTTGAACGTTAAAACCGTATTTGTCGAACCTTTCACTTCGAAAGTGATCTTTTAAAACGACTCTCTTTTTGGCAACTCTCTTAGCTTGTTCAATGATTTCAAATGATAGATCATTATTGGAAGTCATCGGTCGGATCGCATCGAAGCCTGTTGATCCTTTTACTGCTTCTTCAAACATCGGATCAAAATAAACGATATCGACACTGTCATTTTCTTGTTCACAAAGCCAAGTCAGGTTTTCAGCATGCTCTACTGTAATTCTCCTCATTGCTTCATCGATTTCTTCAATACCTGATTTGTACGTTTGTAATCCTTGTTTAACGATATAGGCTATAAGACGAGAGGTTTCTGAACCAATCACTTCCCCCTCATGACCAACCGCTAAACTTGTTAAAATCGCATCAGACGCTAAGCCAAGTGTACCATCGAAAATACGATCTCCTCTTTGTATTTTACATGCAGTTACAAGAGGATCTTCTTTCGCTTTCAGCCACCGCTTTGCACGAAACATCGCCGCATTCGGGTGAAAAAAGAAGGGAGATTCATCTTTTAATGAGAATACCTCCAATCTTTCTTTCCCTACTACAATGATGACCGCTTCAAATCTTTCGATTAAGTCATTTACTGATTGTTTATTACGGTGAATATAGGTCACATCCAGCTCTCGGGCAATTTCTTTGGCACGTGCAATTGTTTGTTCACTAGGGCGGCCAGCTGTTGTTATCATTACTTTAGTCACGATCAAACCATCCTTTAGTTATTCATTTACATGACTCTTTTAAACATCCGTTCCATTTCATACGTTGAGAAATGAAGGAGAATTGGCCGCCCATGCGGGCAAGTATATGCCTCTTCACAAGACCTTATCGTTTCTAGTAATTGAAACATTTCATCGTGAGTTAAATATCGATTTGCTTTAATTGCTGCTTTACAAGACATTAAAATTGCTGCATCATCACGGATTTTTCCGATGTCGATTGTATTTTTCTCTTTAAGCTGTTCAATCATCTCTTCAATGACTTCTTGTTCTTGTCCTTTTGGAAACCATGTAGGATATGAGCGTACAATATACGTCCTTGTTCCAAATGGTTCTAAGTAAACCCCTACCTCTTTTAACATGTCTGAATGTTCTTTAATCCGCTCTTCTTCTTTCTGTGTAAACTCAAACGTAAGCGGTACGAGTAAATCTTGTAGAGTACGATCTACATTTCGAACTTTTTCTCTAAAAAACTCATACTTGATTCGTTCTTGTGCAGCATGTTGGTCAACAATATATAATCCTTGGTCATTTTGAGCAAGAATATACGTGCCATGAAGTTGGCCAATCGGATATAAAGTAGGAACTTCATGTGCGATTCCCTCTTCTCCCTCTCGCTCATCATCTTTTATTGAAGGATCTATTTTTGCCTGCTTACTAGCTTGTTCGTTGGTTTGAGCCGTATAAGTAGATTCAACTACTGTTTTTTCTATATAGTCATTCTCTTTCTCATCAACTGATGTTTGAACGCTCTCAATCACTTCTGGCTGATCAAGTACTGCTTGTTTTGTTTCTTTTACATGGTCTTCCCGTTGATCGATTGTACGATTATGTTCAAAATGATCGTCTCGCCTTTCTTTTTCTGTATGGTCATGACGTAATTGGAACGATATTTGTTCAGACTTTGGCTTTTCATACATTGTTTTTTTCACTTCTGGAATGAGTTGCGTATTTTTAAACAGTTGTTTAATTTCTTTTGTCAAAAGCTCTTGTAGTGCTTGTTCTTTACTAATTCGCACTTCTAATTTCGATGGATGGACATTTACATCCACTAAGATTGGATCCATATCGATGTGTAATACGACAATGGGAAACTTCCCGATTGGAAGTAATGTATGGTAACCTTCTTGAACAGCCTTCATCAACATATAGTTTCGAATATAACGACCATTAATGATTGTAGACATATAAGAACGATTCGATCTAGTCACTTCTGGTTTGGCGATAAATCCTTTTACTTTAAAATCTAAAGATTCAGCTTCAAAAGGCATCATCTTCTTTGCTACGCTTGTACCATATATTGAAGCAATAACTTTTAATAAATCACCATTCCCAGATGTTTTTAATAACGTTTTACCGTTATGTGTTAAATGAAAAGCTACATTCGGATGTGATAACGCCATTCGATTCAAACAATCAGAGATATGACCAAGTTCTGTATGAATCGTTCGTAAATACTTCAACCTGGCGGGTGTATTATAAAAAATATCTGATACTTGAATTTCCGTTCCTTTTCTTGATGAAGTCGAGCCTTTATGGACAATCCTACCGCCTTCTATACGAATTTCTTGCCCTTCTTTTGTACCATCACTCGTCTTCAATGTTAATTTCGAAACAGATGCAATACTCGGTAATGCTTCTCCCCGAAAGCCTAACGTTGCTATCTTAAATAAATCCTGATCTTCTCTTATTTTACTCGTCGCATGTCGATGAAAAGCAGTTTCGATATCATCTTCTTCAATTCCTTCTCCATTATCCAAAACACGAATAAGGGATAATCCACCTTCTTCTATATCCACTCGAATATTTGTACTATTAGCATCTAATGAGTTCTCAACTAATTCTTTCACAACAGAGGCGGGCCGTTCAACGACTTCACCTGCCGCAATCTTATTTGATAGCAAATCATCTAATTGATAAATCTTCCCCACTTTGTGCACCTCCTTCTCTTCTACGGCTAATCATTGGAATCAACTAGGACTTTAATTTTCGTTGGAGTTGATCTAGCACTTCAATCGCTTTAATTGGTGATACATGTAATAAATTTAACTCTTTAAGTTCTTTTAACGCTTCTTTATCTTTGTCGTCTAACTCAACTGAAGCTGATTCTTTGTTCGTTAGTTGTTCCATTGTATCTTCAAATAACGTTAACTGTTCTCCTGGAGAAACTGCAGGTTCTTGGAGCACTTCTTTTTTCTCTTCTACTCTTGGAACGTTCGCGTCTTGTCCATTCTCATAATCAAATAAGATGTCTTTGGCACGTCTAATAAGCTTTTCTGGAAGTTCAGCTAATTCAGCAACATAAATACCATAGCTGCGATCTGCAGAGCCATCTACAACTTTATGCAAGAACACGACTTTTCCATCCTCTTCAATGGCAGAAACGTGAACATTTTGGAGTCTTTCACATTGCTTTTCTAACGTTGTTAATTCGTGATAGTGCGTGGAAAACAATGTCTTAGCTCCAATTTCATCATGAATATATTCGATAATCGATTGCGCTAGTGCCATCCCATCATAAGTCGATGTCCCTCTACCGATCTCATCTAATAAAATAAGACTATTCTTTGTTGCTTTTGATACTGCATGTTTCGTTTCAAGCATTTCTACCATGAATGTACTTTGCCCTTGAGCCAAATCGTCAGCTGCACCAATTCTCGTAAAGATTTGATCGAATATCGGTAAGCTCGCCTCATCAGCAGGTACATATGAGCCGATTTGTGCCATGATCGAAATCAATGCAAGTTGCCTCATATACGTACTTTTACCTGCCATGTTCGGTCCAGTAATAAGTAGTAATTCTCTTTCTTTATTTAATGATAAATCATTGGCCACATAATCGCCGATATCAATGACTTGTTCAACGACAGGATGACGTCCTTCAACGATTTGAACGTCTCCATCATCATTCATCTTTGGCTTAACGTAATGATTTTTCTCAGCTACTTCTGCAAAGCTTTGTAAAACATCAATTGTACTAACGATATTCGCGAGCTCTTGTAAAGAGCGAATATAATCTTTTACTTTTTCACGAACTTCCATAAATAGTTCATATTCTAGCTTTTCACCATTTTCTTCTGCTTCTAATATTAAAGCTTCTTTTTCTTTTAGTTCTTCACTAATAAATCGTTCAGCGTTAGTGAGCGTTTGTTTTCTTTCATAGCGTCCTTCAGGTAATAAATGCAGGTTTGCTTTCGTTACTTCAATGTAATAACCAAAGACTTTATTAAACCCTACTTTTAAGGACTTAATACCCGTTTCTTCCCGCTCTTTTCGCTCCATCTGTGCGATCCATGACTTTCCGTTTCTCATTGCATCACGGTATTCATCTAATTCTCTATTGTAACCATCTTTAATAATGTTTCCTTCTGTAATAGAAATAGGTGGGTCTTCGTGAATACTATTTTGAAGAATCTCTTTTAACGGTTCACAATGATCTGCTTGTTGTA
The Bacillus shivajii DNA segment above includes these coding regions:
- the hflX gene encoding GTPase HflX, whose protein sequence is MYDKGQVDKERVLLVGVKSQSIDDEAFLFRMDELRELTKTAGGTVVMEVTQNREHPNSATYIGKGKVNEMVQIIEEYDIQLIIFNDELSPSQLRNLTKTLDVKVIDRTQLILDIFARRAQSKEGKLQVELAQLSYLLPRLRGQGHMLSRLGGGIGTRGPGETQLEVDQRHIRNRMTDIKRQLDQVVSHRERYRSRRKKNQTFQIALAGYTNAGKSTLLHRLSEADVYMENQLFATLDPTTKKMSMPSGMDVLLTDTVGFIQQLPTSLIAAFRSTLEEVKEADLILHVVDASNEDFPNHEKTVNQLLSELEADKLPILTVYNKRDALTGDFIPYTEGPSILMSAYHEKDLFKLKEKIEAVMEEDFSPYIVYINAHEGKLLHRLQQETIQQERIFDEEKERYFVRGYASPQSSIYHELQQRQQTED
- a CDS encoding methionine gamma-lyase family protein codes for the protein MQSDVLEQLEEIRNHAESTLQPYFQKREKISEYNQRKVLKAFKNHEVSDFHFQASTGYGYDDSGRDTLEAIYAEVFGGEKAIVRPQIVSGTHAISTALFGVLRPSDELLYITDKPYDTLEEVVGVRGENTGSLKDYGIGYNYVPLIEGAVDFEKVQEAITKKTKVIGIQRSKGYDLRPSFTIEQIKEMIDFVKDINNEIIVFVDNCYGEFVEKQEPCDVGADLMAGSLIKNPGGGIVKTGGYIVGKEKYIDLCGYRLTAPGIGLEGGASLYSLLEMYQGFFLAPHVVNQAVKGAIFTAKFLEDVGMETSPSWSTERTDLIQSVVFPSKETMVGFCQAIQGASPVDAHVKPQPSYMPGYKDDVIMAAGTFIQGASIELTADGPLRPPYTAYVQGGLTYEHVKISVYDAVLSLIENGLWSIEK
- the hfq gene encoding RNA chaperone Hfq, producing MKQQSVNIQDQFLNQLRKENIPVTVFLLNGFQLRGFVKSFDNFTIILDTDGKQQLVYKHAISTFSPQRNVQLNQDNS
- a CDS encoding tyrosine-type recombinase/integrase; translation: MQRYIDTYLQSLKNTKQPSTLKRYEYDLKHFHLWLQTNKHTIKNPSPTRDDLQLYYTYLVDNHCYSKNSVRRVLSVLKQYFHYYKKKDYVEMIEDFIYEQRRLRSIDQHEILDEKEIIKLFQTLRSNAGLTDNQKKFRHLFIDRNEMIMTLMLHYGLSVQEVVNITVNNIHFSSNKMEVIRRQNIVREVVIKQEDKEKLYSYFQSIPSPVRPNRYDKHYFFIAFDYQRGTYRWDYETNAPKPLTVVAIQKMVRTEMRRTGLHSGSSASSLRKTYIIQELLRGRTKQSLQKELAFKTTQPLDPYIDFVENRNII
- the spoVK gene encoding stage V sporulation protein K — its product is MKRKGQINIVLKNTTKHDLTIDEASVLEEPKHSAYKHIEKELEQFVGLSSIKHFIKEIYAWIYLNQKRQEAGLKPGKQVLHMVFKGNPGTGKTTVARLIAKLFKDMGVLEKGHLIEAERADLVGEYIGHTAQKTRDLIQKAIGGILFVDEAYSLARGGEKDFGKEAIDTLVKAMEDQQHSFVLILAGYPKEMDRFLQLNPGLPSRFPMKVTFPNYTVDELVLIAKKMIHEREYTVSESAEQTLRQLLVDAKQKEYEHFSNGRFIRNLLEKSIRAQALRLLEEDDYNRERLMTLSSRDLRKAYKASNN
- the lexA gene encoding transcriptional repressor LexA; amino-acid sequence: MTKLSKRQQDILAFIKDKVKEKGYPPSVREIGEAVGLASSSTVHGHLSRLEKKGYIRRDPTKPRAIEVIGMEDEPSRVSESPSLYIPVIGKVTAGSPITAIENIEEYLPMPAHLVGDENSFILEIQGDSMIEAGIFDGDYVVVRQQQSANNGDIVVAMTEEDEATVKRFFKEKDHVRLQPENATLEPIILRNVHILGKVVGVFRTIH
- the glnA gene encoding type I glutamate--ammonia ligase, whose product is MSKYSKENIMKMAEEENVRFIRLQFTDLLGIIKNVEIPVGQLPKALDNLMMFDGSSIEGFVRIEESDMYLYPDLDTWVIFPWTPEKGKVARLICDVYNPDGTPFEGDPRGVLKRVLKEAEELGFTEFNIGPEPEFFLFKNDERGEPTLELNDKGGYFDLAPTDLGENCRRDIVLELEDMGFEIEASHHEVAPGQHEIDFKYADAITTCDNIQTFKLVVKTIARKHGLHATFMPKPLFGVNGSGMHANMSLFRSKKENAFFDADTPTQLSETAMQFLAGTLKHADAYTAITNPTVNSYKRLVPGYEAPCYIAWSMRNRSPLVRIPSSRGISTRIEVRSPDPAANPYLAMAALLAAGLDGIRNEMTPPSETDGNIYAMDEEEREAEGIHALPATLKGAIDALKKNEVITKSLGEHALEHFIEAKEIEWDMFRTQVHPWEREQYMTTY